From a region of the Agrobacterium tumefaciens genome:
- a CDS encoding iron-sulfur cluster assembly scaffold protein has protein sequence MDDIYNNRILEFAGNIPLIGVLDDADASAEKHSKLCGSKLKVYIKVDNDIVTGFSHEVRACALGQASASIMAHHVIGATSAEIRQAREDMLAMLKLGGEGPTGRFADMRVLSPVRDFKARHASTMLTFEAVVDALDQIEARAAAAPAMNVAG, from the coding sequence ATGGACGACATATATAATAACCGCATTCTTGAATTCGCCGGAAACATTCCGCTGATCGGCGTTCTCGACGATGCGGATGCCAGTGCCGAAAAACACTCCAAGCTCTGCGGATCAAAGCTCAAGGTCTATATCAAGGTCGACAACGACATCGTCACCGGCTTTTCGCATGAGGTGCGTGCCTGTGCACTCGGTCAGGCATCGGCATCCATCATGGCCCATCACGTCATCGGTGCGACCAGCGCCGAGATACGGCAGGCGCGCGAGGATATGCTTGCCATGCTGAAGCTGGGCGGTGAGGGCCCGACAGGTCGTTTCGCGGATATGCGGGTGCTTTCGCCTGTCAGGGACTTCAAAGCGCGCCACGCATCGACGATGCTGACATTCGAGGCCGTGGTCGATGCACTCGATCAGATCGAGGCCCGCGCAGCTGCCGCTCCGGCCATGAACGTCGCGGGCTGA